Proteins found in one Brachyspira murdochii DSM 12563 genomic segment:
- the pgeF gene encoding peptidoglycan editing factor PgeF produces MPDIFYPSKNDNIYIAVLAKGRNIEAKDVTAECRRKKEDEFFRYINLDINKSIFMHQVHQVNIEKIDENNINKFGGREKLVENTDGLITNLKNVPLVVQTADCAPVIIYCNKTKSMAAVHSSWKGTRDKIVPKTIELMIKEYNAEPKEMYVYIAPYIALKNYEVGEEVAVYFKNKTMINNRWHFDNGLEIRDQIINLGVLKDNIEISSLNTYDKEFYSYRRDGGQLGRMLTVGVIL; encoded by the coding sequence ATGCCTGATATTTTTTATCCTTCAAAAAATGATAATATATATATAGCGGTGCTTGCTAAAGGCAGAAATATCGAAGCTAAAGATGTAACTGCCGAATGCCGAAGAAAAAAAGAAGATGAGTTTTTTAGGTATATAAATCTTGATATAAATAAATCCATTTTTATGCATCAGGTTCATCAGGTAAATATAGAAAAGATAGATGAAAATAATATTAATAAGTTTGGCGGAAGAGAAAAACTTGTTGAAAATACTGATGGATTAATAACAAATCTTAAGAATGTACCTTTAGTTGTGCAGACTGCCGACTGTGCTCCTGTTATTATATACTGTAATAAAACAAAGTCCATGGCTGCCGTTCATTCCAGTTGGAAAGGAACACGCGATAAAATAGTGCCTAAAACTATCGAATTAATGATAAAAGAATATAATGCTGAGCCTAAAGAAATGTATGTTTATATTGCTCCTTATATAGCTTTAAAGAATTATGAAGTAGGGGAGGAGGTTGCTGTATATTTTAAAAATAAAACTATGATTAATAATAGATGGCATTTTGATAATGGACTTGAGATAAGGGATCAGATAATTAATTTAGGTGTTTTGAAAGATAATATAGAAATTTCTTCACTCAATACTTATGATAAAGAGTTTTACTCGTATAGAAGAGATGGAGGGCAGCTTGGAAGAATGCTTACGGTTGGGGTTATTCTTTAG
- the ispG gene encoding flavodoxin-dependent (E)-4-hydroxy-3-methylbut-2-enyl-diphosphate synthase produces the protein MDIQNINDIRKKVRTVKIGNILIGSDNPISVQSMTNTDTRDIKSTVEQIKSLENAGVDIVRLAVLDMDAAKAIKEIKKHTEVPLIADIHFDHNLALESMKSGIDALRLNPGNIKNKEKVKEVIKEAKERNLTIRVGVNGGSLDRSVYKEVTAENMVKSAAEHIKLMEDLDFTNIKVSLKSSDIKTTIEANMLFREKFNYPIHLGVTEAGTLRSSLIKSTSALSFLIMQGIGDTIRYSITGDPVEEVMAGKMLLKFLGLRKEPSIEIISCPTCGRCQVNVEEAASFIEKHVQNIKKNITIAIMGCVVNGPGEARNADFGVAGTGDGNFIFFEKNNEPIKVLGDNIIDFLTKKIEEF, from the coding sequence ATGGATATACAAAATATTAACGATATAAGAAAAAAAGTAAGAACTGTAAAAATAGGAAATATTTTAATAGGTTCTGATAATCCTATAAGTGTTCAGTCTATGACAAATACAGATACAAGAGATATAAAATCTACAGTAGAACAAATAAAATCACTTGAAAATGCAGGTGTTGATATAGTAAGGCTTGCGGTACTAGATATGGATGCGGCAAAAGCCATAAAAGAAATAAAAAAACATACTGAAGTTCCATTAATAGCAGATATACATTTTGACCATAATTTGGCATTAGAGAGTATGAAAAGCGGTATTGATGCTTTAAGATTGAATCCGGGTAATATAAAAAATAAAGAGAAGGTAAAAGAGGTTATAAAAGAGGCTAAAGAGAGGAACCTTACTATACGTGTAGGAGTTAATGGCGGAAGTTTAGATAGAAGCGTATACAAAGAAGTAACAGCTGAAAATATGGTAAAAAGTGCCGCTGAGCATATAAAATTAATGGAAGATTTAGATTTTACTAATATTAAAGTATCTTTAAAATCTTCTGATATAAAAACTACAATAGAAGCAAATATGTTATTTAGAGAAAAGTTTAATTATCCTATACATCTTGGAGTAACTGAAGCTGGTACATTGAGAAGTTCTCTTATAAAAAGTACAAGTGCCTTATCATTTTTAATAATGCAGGGAATAGGAGATACTATAAGATATTCTATAACTGGGGATCCAGTAGAAGAAGTAATGGCTGGAAAGATGCTTCTTAAATTTTTAGGACTTAGAAAAGAGCCTTCTATAGAAATAATTTCATGTCCTACTTGCGGCAGATGTCAGGTTAATGTTGAGGAGGCTGCAAGTTTCATAGAAAAGCATGTCCAGAATATAAAGAAGAATATTACCATAGCTATTATGGGCTGCGTTGTTAATGGTCCGGGTGAGGCTAGGAATGCTGATTTTGGTGTTGCTGGAACTGGTGATGGTAATTTTATTTTCTTTGAAAAAAATAATGAGCCTATAAAAGTTTTGGGTGATAATATTATAGATTTTCTTACAAAAAAAATAGAAGAGTTTTAA
- a CDS encoding GyrI-like domain-containing protein, with product MDIEIVKKEDFEVVGKVASGESEKHSQWVLPLWQNFNKNIKEIINLVKVDENNNLAGIWGIMNDMDETFSPWGEMGKYMAGVEVKENSAAPKGWIKWNIKGGKFIKVKCNIENYSEIFNNIVENYAPKNGYTIIGNVMEYYIPNSKDFYLFFNIKD from the coding sequence ATGGATATAGAGATAGTAAAAAAAGAAGATTTTGAAGTGGTAGGAAAAGTAGCTTCTGGAGAAAGTGAAAAACATTCTCAGTGGGTTCTTCCTCTTTGGCAGAATTTTAATAAGAACATAAAAGAAATAATTAATTTAGTTAAAGTTGATGAAAATAATAATTTAGCTGGCATATGGGGAATAATGAACGATATGGATGAAACTTTTTCTCCTTGGGGAGAAATGGGAAAATATATGGCCGGCGTTGAGGTTAAAGAAAACTCAGCTGCTCCAAAAGGTTGGATAAAATGGAATATTAAAGGAGGTAAGTTTATTAAAGTAAAATGTAATATAGAAAATTATAGTGAAATATTTAATAATATAGTTGAAAATTATGCCCCTAAAAATGGATATACTATAATAGGAAATGTTATGGAATATTATATTCCAAACAGTAAAGATTTTTATTTATTTTTTAATATTAAGGATTAA
- the rdgB gene encoding RdgB/HAM1 family non-canonical purine NTP pyrophosphatase, which yields MLNKLVIATSNKHKLKEIEDIFKGRAIKEILPMPKDIGEIIEDGNTFIKNSIIKAKAVYNFTKLPSLADDSGLCVNALEGRPGIFSARYGGENLGYKEKMHMLLEELKDKSDRSAYFITSAVCVLDDNYYIAVEGRVNGIIIDNPRGFDGFGYDPIFQPDGYNVTYAEMSLEEKNSMSHRSIAMNKMKDILLSIYHS from the coding sequence ATGTTGAATAAATTGGTAATAGCTACATCAAACAAACATAAATTAAAAGAAATAGAAGATATATTCAAAGGAAGAGCAATAAAAGAAATACTTCCTATGCCTAAAGATATTGGAGAGATAATAGAAGACGGAAATACATTTATTAAAAACTCTATTATAAAGGCTAAAGCTGTATATAATTTTACTAAACTTCCATCTTTAGCAGATGATTCAGGACTTTGTGTTAATGCTTTAGAAGGACGTCCGGGTATATTTTCAGCTAGATACGGCGGGGAAAATTTAGGTTATAAAGAAAAAATGCATATGCTTTTAGAAGAACTTAAAGATAAATCTGACAGAAGTGCATATTTCATAACTTCAGCTGTATGTGTATTAGATGATAATTATTATATAGCAGTTGAAGGCAGAGTTAATGGCATAATAATAGACAATCCAAGAGGTTTTGACGGATTTGGATATGATCCTATATTTCAGCCAGACGGATATAATGTTACATATGCTGAGATGAGTTTAGAAGAGAAAAATTCTATGAGCCATAGATCTATTGCTATGAACAAAATGAAGGATATTTTATTGAGTATTTATCATAGTTAA
- a CDS encoding carbon starvation CstA family protein: MNAFILLLLGMVIFFIAYIAYGSYLAKKWGIDPGKKTPAHTLNDGKDYVPTDAKVLLGHHFSSIAGAGPITGPIIATMFGWLPVYLWIIFGCVFFGGVHDYGSLVASLRHEGKSIGEVIRHNVSQKGKIMFTLYAFITICLVVAAFLDITAGTFAVNVDNARESAAAGTASMLFIVLALLFGFLVYRRGAGVAVSTIIGVVLLAAIIFISDKFPFLALEKIHWQIILVIYIILASLMPVWILLQPRDYLSSFLLYAMVVGGVVGLVIMRPAIQTPAFTSFMPSEGNYLFPILFITVACGAISGFHALVSSGTSAKQLNSEKDAKLVGYGAMLIEGIVAIVALMSVSAVAGNGEGTPAARFATGVATFMTSFGVPLSMGKTFVTLAFASFALTSLDSATRIGRYLIQELGEYTSADGRVHKTILTNPYVATGITVLFSLGFTLYGYARIWPIFGSANQLLAGLSLLAVAAWIKNRQKRNSWENIIPLTFMFAVTLSALCLVVYTNVMKASFDGYVLAAIAAVMIILAVVELFITGQWARGLSKEAASNPNDPIKNK, from the coding sequence ATGAATGCTTTCATTCTTCTATTGCTAGGTATGGTTATATTTTTCATAGCCTACATAGCTTACGGCTCATATTTAGCAAAAAAATGGGGAATAGACCCTGGTAAAAAAACACCTGCTCATACTCTTAATGACGGTAAAGACTATGTACCAACAGATGCTAAAGTATTGTTGGGACACCACTTCTCATCAATAGCCGGAGCTGGTCCTATTACAGGTCCTATTATCGCCACTATGTTCGGTTGGCTTCCTGTATATTTGTGGATTATATTCGGATGTGTATTCTTCGGCGGCGTGCATGATTATGGTTCATTGGTTGCTTCTTTAAGACATGAAGGTAAATCTATTGGAGAAGTTATAAGACACAATGTTAGTCAAAAGGGTAAAATAATGTTTACTCTTTATGCATTTATTACTATTTGTTTGGTAGTAGCTGCTTTCTTAGACATTACTGCTGGTACTTTTGCTGTAAACGTTGATAATGCCAGAGAATCTGCTGCTGCTGGTACTGCTAGCATGCTTTTCATTGTTTTAGCTTTATTATTCGGATTTTTAGTATATAGAAGAGGGGCAGGCGTTGCTGTTTCTACAATCATTGGGGTTGTATTATTAGCTGCTATTATTTTCATTTCTGATAAGTTTCCATTTTTGGCTTTAGAAAAAATACACTGGCAGATAATATTAGTTATTTACATAATATTAGCTTCTTTAATGCCTGTATGGATATTATTACAGCCTAGAGACTATTTATCATCATTCCTGCTTTATGCTATGGTAGTTGGCGGTGTTGTTGGTTTGGTAATAATGAGACCTGCTATACAAACTCCGGCTTTCACTAGCTTTATGCCTAGCGAAGGCAACTACTTATTCCCTATATTATTCATTACTGTTGCCTGCGGTGCTATATCTGGCTTCCATGCTCTTGTAAGTTCTGGTACTAGTGCTAAACAGCTTAACAGTGAAAAAGATGCAAAATTAGTAGGATACGGTGCTATGCTTATTGAAGGTATAGTTGCTATAGTTGCTTTAATGAGTGTTTCTGCTGTTGCTGGTAATGGCGAAGGTACTCCTGCTGCTAGATTTGCTACAGGTGTTGCTACTTTCATGACTTCTTTCGGAGTTCCGCTAAGTATGGGTAAAACTTTCGTTACTTTGGCATTTGCTTCTTTTGCTTTAACTTCATTAGACAGTGCTACTCGTATAGGAAGATACTTAATACAGGAATTAGGCGAATACACTTCTGCTGACGGAAGAGTACATAAAACTATACTTACAAATCCTTATGTAGCTACTGGTATTACAGTACTATTCTCTTTAGGATTTACTCTTTACGGTTATGCTAGAATTTGGCCTATATTCGGAAGTGCTAACCAATTATTAGCTGGATTGTCTTTACTTGCTGTTGCTGCTTGGATAAAAAACAGACAAAAAAGAAATTCTTGGGAAAATATTATCCCTCTAACATTCATGTTCGCTGTTACTCTTTCAGCTTTATGTTTGGTAGTATATACTAATGTTATGAAAGCTAGTTTTGATGGTTATGTATTAGCTGCTATAGCTGCTGTTATGATAATATTAGCAGTTGTTGAATTATTCATTACAGGTCAATGGGCTCGCGGATTATCTAAAGAAGCTGCTTCTAACCCTAATGATCCTATTAAAAACAAATAA
- a CDS encoding tetratricopeptide repeat protein, translating to MKKLLIIFSIFISLSSLFAQNVAPNDERNIDREFYNAEKLFFQKKYNFAREAFLLYLKRRPLSTNDMLYYYIGACYFQDKQYQNAIDYYKLAFDINDSYSYCNNIANSYYQLKNYEDALLWYNRSIERLYSPYTTKLNYEVLTNYTVSQNIVTNTVFIFNVDEVSSNESITNLSLTNELSTNTYLTAESPTNDMTILSTNSSADNIVSTNTASTNTISSNYISDAINNLNQANENIKNTIDNTFTKLPLFTNVVITNTYTNNYEFTNTTVIFEANTNFSIEVVDPLSSSTSLPPDSVTNEAGDSNTVTLNTNSTVTGSTYVITEENPYTVTNIVVMTNVMDTNGNMIEIKTNVASVDEYNSWALYYSAYLNMGHTFLALGEITNAAISYEIFLTNVGNDYYQKESLERVISLIRSNDTSIKFMPFTNNYRVNTNNDGSITTESISPNFDYERETIYPNGVRIIYENGKIERTKMYSNNYEVSDIIYPYGKREIETVFENGDKRIETYMIDNSKSINTKTSSGDTYEYTLYPDGSFINRKTLDSNKAFVVERSDGSITTNYKDDNGSFFYTRSLDGTEVKRTEDNSGNIVTETKRIDGALIVKTENPDGSYVVVANYIDGSIGTTTVDTNGTSSLKVVYPDGRVEERNSTGAGAGTFSYNVKADDGSIITKTYNDDGSFTVVTKKVDGTIITDTVSDDTISEIKMPDGTVIKRIIREDGSRETTTINRDSSTITEVVSADSSSITTTVKPDGSITITTRDTAGNTETTTTEADGSTSTSKTYIDGRSSLNEVRADGVTIDMENDGRNKTTTARDSEGYVLEMKQYRNEDPEITLLDALGETVDIETAKMVIRRMDLSIRAEDIDNLKLPPKEEPASNEIVTSPTDDTAETITDETTVADDTATDETITGEETTTTDDTVTEDTAANETDTEDTTDNDTAENAPDAVN from the coding sequence ATGAAAAAACTTCTTATAATATTTAGTATTTTTATATCATTATCATCATTATTTGCACAAAATGTTGCTCCTAATGATGAAAGAAATATAGACAGAGAATTTTATAATGCTGAAAAACTTTTCTTCCAAAAAAAATATAATTTTGCAAGAGAGGCTTTTCTTTTATATTTGAAAAGAAGACCATTATCTACAAATGATATGCTTTACTACTATATAGGAGCATGCTATTTTCAAGATAAACAGTATCAAAATGCAATAGATTATTATAAATTAGCCTTTGATATAAATGATTCTTATTCATACTGCAACAATATAGCAAACTCATACTATCAATTAAAAAATTATGAGGATGCTCTTCTTTGGTATAACAGATCTATTGAGCGTCTTTATTCTCCATATACTACTAAATTAAATTATGAAGTTTTAACAAATTATACAGTTTCTCAAAATATTGTAACTAATACAGTATTTATTTTTAATGTTGATGAAGTCTCTTCAAATGAGTCAATAACAAATTTATCATTAACCAATGAACTATCAACTAATACATATTTGACTGCAGAATCTCCTACTAACGATATGACTATATTATCAACTAATTCATCAGCTGATAATATAGTATCTACTAATACTGCATCAACCAATACAATATCTTCAAACTATATATCAGATGCAATAAATAATCTTAATCAGGCAAATGAAAATATAAAAAATACTATAGATAATACATTTACAAAATTACCTTTGTTTACAAATGTTGTTATTACAAATACATACACAAATAATTATGAGTTTACTAATACAACAGTAATATTTGAAGCAAATACAAATTTTAGCATTGAAGTTGTAGACCCATTATCATCTTCAACTTCTCTTCCTCCAGACAGTGTTACTAATGAGGCAGGCGATTCAAATACTGTTACTTTAAATACAAACTCTACTGTTACGGGCTCTACATATGTTATAACAGAAGAAAATCCATATACTGTAACAAATATAGTTGTAATGACTAATGTTATGGATACAAATGGTAATATGATAGAGATAAAAACTAATGTAGCATCTGTTGATGAATATAACAGCTGGGCTTTGTATTACAGTGCATATCTTAATATGGGGCATACTTTCCTAGCACTTGGAGAGATAACCAATGCTGCTATTTCATATGAGATATTTTTAACTAATGTAGGAAATGACTATTATCAAAAAGAATCATTAGAAAGAGTTATATCTCTTATAAGAAGCAATGATACATCTATAAAATTTATGCCTTTTACAAATAATTATAGAGTAAATACTAATAATGACGGAAGCATCACTACAGAAAGTATATCTCCAAATTTTGATTATGAAAGAGAGACAATATATCCTAATGGTGTTAGAATAATTTATGAAAATGGAAAAATAGAAAGAACAAAAATGTATTCAAATAATTATGAAGTTTCTGATATAATTTATCCATACGGAAAAAGAGAAATAGAAACTGTTTTTGAAAACGGTGATAAAAGAATAGAAACTTATATGATAGATAATTCTAAATCTATTAATACAAAAACCTCATCAGGCGATACTTATGAATATACTTTATACCCAGACGGTTCTTTTATAAATAGAAAAACTTTAGACAGCAATAAAGCATTTGTTGTAGAGAGATCTGACGGCTCTATTACTACAAACTATAAAGATGATAACGGATCATTTTTCTATACTAGGAGTTTGGATGGAACGGAAGTAAAAAGAACTGAAGATAATTCTGGAAATATAGTAACAGAAACAAAACGCATTGACGGGGCTTTAATCGTAAAAACAGAAAATCCAGACGGAAGTTATGTTGTAGTGGCAAATTATATAGACGGAAGTATAGGAACTACAACTGTAGATACTAATGGCACAAGCAGTTTAAAAGTAGTTTATCCGGACGGAAGAGTAGAAGAGAGAAACTCAACTGGAGCGGGAGCTGGTACATTTTCATATAATGTTAAAGCTGATGACGGAAGTATTATTACAAAAACGTATAATGATGACGGTTCTTTCACTGTTGTAACCAAAAAAGTTGATGGTACTATTATTACTGATACGGTATCTGATGACACTATAAGCGAAATAAAAATGCCGGACGGTACTGTTATAAAAAGAATAATAAGAGAGGACGGTTCAAGAGAAACTACAACTATTAATAGAGATTCAAGCACTATAACCGAAGTTGTATCAGCAGATTCAAGCAGTATTACAACTACAGTAAAACCAGATGGATCTATTACAATAACTACAAGAGATACTGCAGGTAATACAGAAACTACTACAACAGAAGCTGACGGAAGCACTTCTACATCAAAAACTTATATAGATGGAAGAAGTTCTTTAAATGAAGTAAGAGCTGACGGCGTTACTATAGATATGGAAAATGACGGCAGAAATAAAACAACTACAGCAAGGGATTCTGAAGGTTATGTTCTTGAAATGAAGCAGTATAGAAATGAAGACCCTGAAATAACATTGCTTGATGCTTTGGGAGAAACTGTTGATATTGAAACTGCGAAAATGGTTATAAGAAGAATGGATTTAAGTATTAGGGCGGAAGATATTGATAATCTTAAATTGCCTCCTAAAGAAGAGCCGGCATCAAATGAAATAGTTACAAGCCCTACAGATGATACAGCTGAAACTATTACAGATGAGACAACTGTAGCTGATGATACTGCAACAGATGAAACAATAACAGGAGAGGAAACAACAACTACTGATGATACAGTAACAGAAGACACTGCAGCAAATGAAACTGATACAGAAGATACAACGGATAATGATACCGCAGAAAATGCTCCAGACGCTGTAAATTAA
- a CDS encoding cupin domain-containing protein: MTEQYYYKSTTEREFDCVKDDERLIETLSDKGYTVYAIAQKSNQLIPYHEHPSEEMVIVLKGKVRYVVEEEIVDLEEGDIIRVRPHSVHSMIGIAENGISNLLLVFI, translated from the coding sequence ATGACTGAACAATACTATTACAAATCAACAACTGAAAGAGAATTTGACTGTGTAAAGGATGATGAAAGATTAATAGAAACTTTATCGGATAAAGGCTACACGGTTTATGCAATAGCCCAAAAATCTAATCAGCTTATACCATATCATGAGCACCCTTCTGAAGAAATGGTAATAGTATTAAAAGGTAAAGTAAGATATGTAGTAGAAGAAGAAATTGTGGATTTAGAAGAAGGCGATATTATAAGAGTAAGACCGCATTCTGTGCATTCTATGATAGGCATTGCAGAAAATGGTATTTCAAATTTACTTTTAGTTTTTATTTAA
- the mutS gene encoding DNA mismatch repair protein MutS produces the protein MQETFFGSDNKEETQKLTPMMRQYKEIKDKYNDSILLFRMGDFYEVFFDDAKVVSDILGLTLTKRANVPMAGVPYHAIDNYLSKLVKSGMKIAICDQMEDPKTAKGIVKREVTQVITPGTISENKYLESKSNNYLASIIVSKSEKNAALSICDISTGELYASEINSNLENQNEAVKEIINELIEEIIRFSPKEIMTIESVSESIIIKEIKNKFSNIFYSTTANYTAEYSYAYKTLTNHFKTVSLKSFGIEEKPLLISLLGSTIFYIQELSKTSLEHISNIKLYNRKDSMTLDYATIASLEILETIRNDNNKMTLFDTIDRTKTSMGARYLKRIIVEPLLNINDINKRLDNVEFFYKNQKFMYKIRDLLQDIGDIERLASKLALSRINPKELVSLKRFLVTSLEVITELAMNNFEDVNFEEVNDIKIITDLIERAILEEPKIVINEGDIIKDDYDETLKKYNEARREGRSWIAELEHNYKLDTGINNLKIRYNNVIGYYIEVTKANASSVPSDFIKRQTLIGSERYTTSKLMEYENIINEANEKSYALEYDIFINVRNKTNEYLNSILKMARVISIIDVYSSLACLAKEDNYVKPIITDDGIIDIKEGRHPVVEVNLKTESFIPNDTYLDSKNEHMLIITGPNMSGKSTYLRQTALIVLLAQIGSFVPAASAKISIVDRIFTRVGASDNIARGESTFLVEMNETAYILNHCTNKSLVIMDEIGRGTSTYDGLSIAWAIVEYLVHEENKKAKTLFATHYHELTMLEDLEGVKNYKVLVEEYKDEIIFMKKVTEGAAQSSYGIYAAKIAGAPNKVIRRASEILKKLETEAGIQVENIELNTQKSKDILPFYDNTNNDYIIEEKTKESEIEKEIKELNINNITPIDAINLINKWKNMI, from the coding sequence ATGCAGGAAACATTTTTTGGAAGCGATAATAAAGAAGAAACTCAAAAACTCACCCCTATGATGAGGCAGTATAAAGAAATTAAAGATAAATATAATGACAGCATACTACTTTTTAGAATGGGTGATTTTTATGAAGTATTTTTTGATGATGCAAAAGTAGTGTCAGATATATTAGGACTTACCCTCACCAAAAGAGCTAATGTACCTATGGCTGGAGTTCCTTATCATGCAATAGATAACTATTTATCAAAGTTAGTTAAATCTGGAATGAAAATTGCTATATGCGATCAAATGGAAGACCCAAAAACAGCAAAAGGTATTGTAAAAAGAGAAGTTACTCAGGTTATAACACCGGGTACTATTTCAGAAAATAAATATTTAGAATCAAAAAGCAATAATTATCTAGCCTCTATAATAGTTTCAAAAAGCGAAAAAAATGCAGCTTTATCTATATGCGATATTTCTACAGGCGAGCTTTACGCTTCAGAAATAAACTCTAATTTAGAAAATCAAAATGAAGCTGTAAAAGAAATTATTAATGAACTTATAGAAGAGATTATAAGATTTTCTCCAAAAGAGATTATGACTATAGAATCCGTTTCAGAAAGTATAATTATAAAAGAGATAAAAAATAAGTTTTCAAATATATTTTATAGTACAACGGCAAATTATACTGCTGAATACTCTTATGCATACAAAACTTTAACTAATCATTTTAAAACAGTGTCATTAAAAAGTTTTGGTATAGAAGAAAAACCTCTTTTAATATCGCTTTTAGGTTCAACTATATTTTATATTCAAGAACTTTCAAAAACTTCACTTGAACATATATCTAATATTAAACTATATAATAGAAAAGATTCAATGACTTTGGACTATGCTACTATAGCAAGTTTGGAAATATTAGAAACAATAAGAAATGATAACAATAAAATGACATTGTTTGACACTATAGACAGAACAAAAACTTCTATGGGAGCAAGATACTTAAAAAGAATAATAGTAGAGCCATTATTAAATATTAATGATATAAATAAAAGACTTGATAATGTAGAGTTTTTCTATAAAAATCAAAAGTTTATGTATAAAATAAGAGATTTGCTTCAGGATATTGGAGATATAGAAAGACTTGCATCAAAACTAGCACTTTCAAGGATTAACCCTAAAGAACTAGTATCATTAAAAAGATTTTTGGTAACTTCACTTGAGGTTATAACAGAACTTGCTATGAATAATTTTGAGGATGTAAACTTTGAAGAGGTTAACGATATAAAAATAATTACTGATTTGATAGAACGTGCCATACTGGAAGAACCTAAAATAGTTATAAATGAAGGCGACATTATAAAAGATGATTATGATGAGACATTAAAAAAATACAATGAAGCTAGAAGAGAAGGACGCTCTTGGATAGCAGAACTTGAGCATAATTATAAATTAGATACTGGAATAAATAATTTAAAAATACGCTACAATAATGTTATAGGCTATTATATAGAAGTAACCAAAGCAAATGCCTCATCAGTACCAAGCGATTTTATCAAAAGACAAACATTAATAGGAAGTGAAAGATACACCACAAGCAAATTAATGGAGTATGAAAATATTATTAATGAAGCTAATGAAAAAAGTTACGCATTAGAATATGATATATTTATTAATGTAAGAAACAAAACCAATGAATATTTGAACTCAATATTAAAAATGGCAAGAGTAATTTCTATAATAGATGTTTATTCTTCTCTTGCATGCCTTGCTAAAGAGGATAATTATGTTAAGCCAATAATAACAGATGACGGAATAATAGATATAAAAGAAGGAAGACACCCAGTTGTAGAGGTCAATCTAAAAACAGAAAGTTTCATTCCAAACGATACATATTTAGACAGCAAAAATGAGCATATGCTTATAATTACAGGACCTAATATGAGCGGTAAAAGTACATATTTAAGACAAACCGCTTTAATAGTGCTTCTTGCTCAGATTGGCTCATTTGTGCCTGCTGCAAGTGCTAAGATATCTATAGTTGACCGTATATTTACTCGTGTTGGGGCAAGCGACAATATTGCAAGAGGTGAAAGTACTTTTTTGGTAGAGATGAATGAAACAGCATATATACTTAATCATTGTACCAACAAAAGCCTTGTTATAATGGACGAAATAGGACGAGGTACTTCTACTTATGACGGACTTTCTATTGCTTGGGCTATAGTAGAATATTTGGTTCATGAAGAAAATAAAAAGGCTAAAACTCTATTTGCTACGCATTACCATGAACTTACTATGCTTGAAGATTTAGAAGGGGTTAAAAACTATAAAGTATTAGTAGAAGAATATAAAGATGAAATAATATTTATGAAAAAAGTTACAGAAGGAGCAGCACAGTCAAGCTACGGAATATATGCAGCAAAAATAGCAGGAGCTCCTAATAAGGTTATAAGAAGAGCAAGTGAGATATTAAAAAAACTTGAAACGGAGGCAGGCATACAAGTTGAAAATATAGAATTAAATACTCAAAAATCAAAGGATATACTTCCATTTTATGACAATACAAATAATGACTACATAATAGAAGAAAAAACAAAAGAAAGCGAAATAGAAAAAGAAATTAAAGAATTAAATATAAATAATATTACCCCAATTGATGCTATAAATTTAATTAATAAATGGAAAAATATGATATAA